A single region of the Silene latifolia isolate original U9 population chromosome 8, ASM4854445v1, whole genome shotgun sequence genome encodes:
- the LOC141597468 gene encoding cysteine proteinase inhibitor 4-like, whose amino-acid sequence MQNNMSKNIVSLVLVFLFATISIINARSLKSSDNGGAWNAITNINDPHVKEIAEFAVSEYNKQQTARFELVNIFEGDIQNNEGGKKYRLIIYVKANGGNAETYYTEVLENKSTKQLLKFFPGRVGLLS is encoded by the coding sequence ATGCAAAATAATATGTCAAAAAACATTGTTTCTCTagttcttgtatttctttttgcaACTATCTCAATAATCAATGCTCGATCATTGAAGAGCAGCGACAATGGTGGTGCATGGAATGCTATAACGAACATCAACGATCCTCATGTGAAGGAAATCGCTGAATTCGCGGTGTCGGAATATAACAAGCAACAAACGGCGAGGTTTGAGTTGGTGAATATCTTTGAAGGTGACATTCAAAATAATGAAGGTGGTAAAAAGTATAGGCTAATCATTTATGTGAAGGCAAATGGTGGTAATGCTGAAACTTACTACACTGAAGTGCTAGAAAATAAGTCAACTAAACAGCTCTTGAAATTTTTCCCTGGAAGAGTAGGCCTCTTAAGTTAA
- the LOC141597469 gene encoding uncharacterized protein LOC141597469 codes for MEVLDSLSTTCFVRWFLEALRSIEKVERGRFLAILWAIWSIRNARIFEEERPNPDVITLGLVRMVSDYQSCLDVSEMCESRRHGDALGDSGWKRPVSGVIKINSDAAVLNDDEIGLGVVGRDSEGMVVFIASRRCYARWTVEVAEAKAMLFGLEVARRLNVTCISLESDALNVVQAVRNSSFDRNSFGLCIRDICSFSLLFDLRETLHVKRGGNTVAHLVARLCANANEELCTETDFPSSVLTMAELDLI; via the coding sequence ATGGAAGTGTTGGATAGTCTATCGACCACCTGTTTTGTGAGATGGTTTTTGGAGGCGTTGAGGAGCATTGAGAAGGTGGAAAGAGGGCGGTTCCTTGCAATTTTATGGGCAATCTGGTCAATCAGAAACGCGAGAATTTTTGAGGAGGAGCGACCCAATCCCGATGTTATTACTCTGGGGCTTGTGCGCATGGTCTCGGATTATCAAAGTTGCCTGGATGTGAGCGAGATGTGTGAGAGTAGGAGGCATGGTGATGCTCTTGGAGACAGTGGCTGGAAACGACCGGTGTCGGGGGTGATTAAAATCAACTCTGATGCAGCCGTGTTAAATGATGATGAGATCGGGCTTGGTGTGGTGGGGAGGGATTCGGAAGGAATGGTGGTCTTTATCGCGAGTAGGAGATGCTATGCTCGTTGGACGGTTGAGGTAGCGGAGGCCAAGGCGATGCTTTTTGGATTGGAGGTGGCGAGACGTCTGAATGTGACGTGTATTTCGTTGGAGTCCGACGCCCTCAATGTGGTACAAGCGGTTCGAAATAGTTCGTTTGATAGAAATAGCTTTGGTTTGTGCATTAGAGACATTTGTAGTTTttctttgttgtttgatttgcGTGAAACACttcatgtgaaacgtggagggaATACAGTGGCTCACCTTGTTGCGCGGTTATGTGCTAACGCGAATGAGGAGCTTTGTACTGAAACTGATTTTCCGTCCTCCGTCCTTACAATGGCGGAGTTGGATTTAATATAA